The Stenotrophomonas maltophilia sequence CTCGATGGCGTCGTTGCTGTTGTACAGCTTCTGGTCGCCGGTGGACGGATCATTCGGCGAATCAAACAACGCCGACTGGTGATTGGTCTTCGTATCCCACGCGCCGTGGAAGTCGTAGGTCATCACGTTGATGTAGTCCAGGTACGGGTGATACGCGGCCGGATCGGTGACGCGGATCTTGTCGATGCCGGCACCCACCGCCACCGTCAGCAACAGGCCTGGACGCACCGCATCGAGCTGGCGGCGGAACTCGGCCATCAGCGCGGTGAAGTTGGCGTTGTCTTCCGGCTTGCCGCATTCGATGCCGCACGCCACCGGGTATTCCCAGTCGACGTCGATGCCGTCGAACACACCCAGTGCGGCACCGGCACCACCGGCACCGTCGGTTACCGGCAGGTTGCCCTTGATGTAGGCGTCGATGCACGAGGCGACGAAGGCCTGGCGGTTTTCCGGGCGCGCCGCGCTGGAGAAGCCACGCGACCAGGTCCAGCCGCCCAGCGAGATCAGCACCTTCATGCCCGGGTATTTGGCCTTGAGCTGCTTGAGCTGGTTCCAGTTGCCGCGCAGCGGCTGGTCCCAGGTATCGGCGCTGCCGCTGACACTCTCGGCGGCACTGAAGGCCTTGGTGTAATCGGCGAAGGCATCGCCACCGGCACCGCTGTTCGGATCCGACGGCTGGGTGATGCCCACTTCGCAGCGATTGTTGCGAACGTTGCCGAACGCATAGTTGATGTGGGTCAGGCGCGCGGCCGAACCGCTGCTGTCGATGTTCTTGACCCGGTAGTTGCGGCCGTATATGCCCCACTGGGTGAAGTAGCCGATGACCCGCTTGCCGGTGGTGCCGCCGTCGCCGGCCAGCGTGGTGGCGCTGATCTCGGTGCCCTGGGCGGACGCGTTGCCGGCGTTGTCGCGGGCACGCACACGGTAGCGGTAGGTGGTGGATGCAGTCAGCCCGCCATCGACGTAGCTGGCACTGGACGGCGAGCCGACCAGGCTGCCGTTGCGGTACACGTCGTAGCCGGCCACGCCGCTGCCCCCGGTGTTGTCGGTGGACGGGCTCCAGCTGAGCGCGATGCTGTTTGCGGTGCGGGTGCCGACCGCCAGCCCGCCCGGCACGCTCGGTGCGGTGGTATCGCCGCCGGCGGCGTTGACTGTGATGGTGATGGTCGCGGTGCTGCTGGTGGCGTTGTTGTTGTCGGTGGCTACCGCGCGCAGGGTGTGGCTGCCGGCGCTGGCATTGGCCCAGCTGGCCGCATACGGCGCACTGGTGGCCACGCCCAGCGTGCTGCCATCGCGGAAGAACTCGACCTTGGCGACGCTGCCGTCCGGATCACTGGCGGTGGCGGTCACGTTGACCGTGCTGCCGGCACTGAAGGTGGCGCCGTTGGCCGGCGAGGTCAGGCTGACCACCGGCGGCTGGTTGGCGCCGCTGCCATCACAGGCGCCGAGGTTGGTGTAGTAGGGCGCACCGGCCGGATGGTCCGGCGGCGCGTTCCAGATGTCCTGGTTCGCCCGATAGAGGACGCCTCCTTTCTGCAGGGTATCGCCGGCCCGGTAGATCTTGGCCTGGTCCCACTGGGCCACCCCGGCACAGCTGGCGGCCTGCGCCAGGCCGGGCAGGGCGGCGGTACCGGCGGCCAGGGCAAGCAGCCAGGCCAGGCGGCGGGGACGACAGCTTCGGGTCGAACGTTCGGCACTGCGCACAATCGGGTCGTACATGGGTAAGTCTCCGATCAAAGGGCGCGCGGGCCCCGATGGCGCCGCGCGTGACGCAGGTCCGGGCGTCGCCCGGGAAGGCGACGGAGGGGGGCGGACGGAGGTACCTGGGAGGCCGGGGAGAGAGTCCGGCACCAGGTGGGGACAACGTTGTCATCAATCGTGTGGTCAATCCGTGAGCAAGCGCATGGTTCCGGGATTCGGGCGGAGAGCGGCGCTGCGCGCGGTCGGCGGCCATCGGCGGAGCCCCCCTCGTGGCTGGGATGGGTCGCTTACAGCGGGGTTCTGAGGTTTGGCCGGGTGGGTGGGGTCAGGCGGGGACGCCGTGAACCCGTCCCTGGGGGCTTGGCCGCGGCATCCATGCCGCGGACACCCCGCCTGACCCCACCCACCCGGCCCTTGACAGGTTCCTGCGCGGCCAGCCACGAAAGACAGAACAAAAAATCAAAAGCAGAAGCCGGTCGCTTCGCTCTCCAATGCCTGACTTCTGGGATTTCCCTGGTTGCCGGCCAGCGGCCGGCAACCAGGGAGCATCCACACATGGTGTGGATCTACCGCAGATCGCGGAAATCTGTCGAAGGCGGGGTGGGTCCGGTTGCGGGGGTGTCAGCCGCATGGATGCGGCTGCCAAGCCCCCAGGGACGGGTTTACGGCGTCCCCCGCAACCGGACCCACCCCGCCATCCCACGGGAACCCAGCTTTTGCTTTGGCCGTTGCCGTTGCCGTTGCCTTGGCCTCGGCGGGTGCCGGGCGCCGCCCGGCCAAAGCCCATCCCCCGCTTCCGGTACAATGTCGGGCCCGTTTCCCAACTACGGTTCCCCGGACATGATGGTCCTCGAGGGCGCGCCCGCCCTGTCGCCGTTCCGCCGCGAACGTCTTGAA is a genomic window containing:
- a CDS encoding glycosyl hydrolase family 18 protein, with product MYDPIVRSAERSTRSCRPRRLAWLLALAAGTAALPGLAQAASCAGVAQWDQAKIYRAGDTLQKGGVLYRANQDIWNAPPDHPAGAPYYTNLGACDGSGANQPPVVSLTSPANGATFSAGSTVNVTATASDPDGSVAKVEFFRDGSTLGVATSAPYAASWANASAGSHTLRAVATDNNNATSSTATITITVNAAGGDTTAPSVPGGLAVGTRTANSIALSWSPSTDNTGGSGVAGYDVYRNGSLVGSPSSASYVDGGLTASTTYRYRVRARDNAGNASAQGTEISATTLAGDGGTTGKRVIGYFTQWGIYGRNYRVKNIDSSGSAARLTHINYAFGNVRNNRCEVGITQPSDPNSGAGGDAFADYTKAFSAAESVSGSADTWDQPLRGNWNQLKQLKAKYPGMKVLISLGGWTWSRGFSSAARPENRQAFVASCIDAYIKGNLPVTDGAGGAGAALGVFDGIDVDWEYPVACGIECGKPEDNANFTALMAEFRRQLDAVRPGLLLTVAVGAGIDKIRVTDPAAYHPYLDYINVMTYDFHGAWDTKTNHQSALFDSPNDPSTGDQKLYNSNDAIEAFISRGVPAAKLNLGIGYYGRGWTGVANANNGLYQTATGAAPGTYEAGIEDWKVLKNLAWPGYTDNTAGATWIYNGSTLWSFDTPANITRKMGYVKTQGLGGAFVWEFSGDDAQGTLTKAVSDGLK